In a single window of the Pseudomonas sp. B21-015 genome:
- a CDS encoding NAD-glutamate dehydrogenase translates to MAFFTAASKADFQHQLQAALAQHISEQALPQVALFAEQFFGIISLDELTQRRLSDLAGCTLSAWRLLERFDHAHPQVRVYNPDYERHGWQSTHTAVEVLHHDLPFLVDSVRTELNRRGYSIHTLQTTVLSVRRGSKGELLEILPKGTQGEGILQESLMYLEIDRCANTAELNVLTKELEQVLGEVRVAVADFEPMKAKVQEMIEGIDNSQFIVDADEKFEIKSFLEWLVGNHFTFLGYEEFVVGEDQNGGHIEYDQNSFLGLTKLLRAGLTVDDLRIEDYAVNYLREPTPLSFAKAAHPSRVHRPAYPDYVSIRQIDADGKVIKECRFMGLYTSSVYGESVRVIPYIRRKVEIIEQRSGFQAKAHLGKELAQVLEVLPRDDLFQTPVDELFTTVMSIVQIQERNKIRVFLRKDPYGRFCYCLAYVPRDIYSTEVRQKIQQVLMDRLKASDCEFWTFFSESVLARVQLILRVDPKNRLDIDPVLLEKEVVQACRSWQDDYASLVVESFGEAQGTNVLADFPKGFPAGYRERFAAHSAVVDMQHLLSLKESNPLVMSFYQPLGQVSGQRELHCKLYHADTPLALSDVLPILENLGLRVLGEFPYRLRHNSGREFWIHDFAFTAAEGLELDIQQLNDTLQDAFVHIVRGDAENDAFNRLVLTAGLPWRDVALLRAYARYMKQIRLGFDLGYIASTLNNHTDIARELTRLFKTRFYLARKLASDDLEDKQQRLEHAILAALDDVQVLNEDRILRRYLDLIKATLRTNFYQTDANGQNKSYFSFKFNPHQIPELPKPVPKFEIFVYSPRVEGVHLRFGNVARGGLRWSDREEDFRTEVLGLVKAQQVKNSVIVPVGAKGGFLPRRLPLGGSRDEIAAEGIACYRIFISGLLDITDNLKDGALVPPANVVRHDDDDPYLVVAADKGTATFSDIANGIAIDYGFWLGDAFASGGSAGYDHKKMGITAKGAWVGVQRHFRERGINVQKDSITVVGVGDMAGDVFGNGLLMSETLQLVAAFNHLHIFIDPNPEPANSFAERQRLFDLPRSAWSDYDTSIMSEGGGIFSRSAKSIAISPQMKERFDIQADKLTPTELLNALLKAPVDLLWNGGIGTYVKASSESHADVGDKANDALRVNGNELRCKVVGEGGNLGMTQLGRVEFGLNGGGSNTDFIDNAGGVDCSDHEVNIKILLNEVVQAGDMTDKQRNQLLASMTDEVGGLVLGNNYKQTQALSLAARRALPRIAEYKRLMNDLEGRGKLDRAIEFLPAEDQLAERVAAGHGLTRAELSVLISYSKIDLKEALLNSLVPDDDYLTRDMETAFPPTLVSKFSDAMRRHRLKREIVSTQIANDLVNHMGITFVQRLKESTGMSPANVAGAYVIVRDIFHLPHWFRQIEALDYQVSADVQLELMDELMRLGRRATRWFLRSRRNEQNAARDVAHFGPHLAALGLKLDELLEGPTREGWQTRYQAYVAAGVPELLARMVAGTTHLYTLLPIIEASDVTGQNAADVAKAYFAVGSALDITWYLQQISALPVENNWQALAREAFRDDVDWQQRAITISVLQQGDGTQDVETRLALWMEEHEGMIERWRAMLVEIRAASGTDYAMYAVANRELLDLALSGQAVVPANANANATASAELEPVA, encoded by the coding sequence CCGAACAATTCTTCGGCATCATTTCCCTCGACGAGCTGACCCAGCGTCGGTTGTCCGACCTCGCCGGCTGCACCCTTTCTGCGTGGCGCCTGCTTGAGCGCTTCGATCACGCGCATCCGCAAGTGCGCGTCTACAACCCTGATTACGAACGCCACGGCTGGCAGTCGACCCACACCGCGGTTGAAGTGCTGCATCACGATCTGCCGTTCCTGGTGGACTCGGTGCGTACCGAACTGAACCGCCGCGGCTACAGCATTCATACCCTGCAAACCACTGTGTTGAGCGTGCGTCGCGGCAGCAAGGGCGAGCTGCTGGAAATCCTGCCCAAGGGCACCCAGGGCGAAGGCATTCTGCAAGAATCGCTGATGTACCTGGAAATCGACCGTTGCGCCAACACGGCCGAACTCAATGTCCTGACCAAAGAGCTGGAGCAGGTTCTCGGTGAAGTCCGCGTCGCGGTCGCCGATTTCGAACCGATGAAAGCCAAGGTCCAGGAGATGATCGAAGGCATCGACAACAGCCAGTTCATCGTCGACGCCGACGAAAAATTCGAAATCAAGAGCTTCCTGGAATGGCTGGTGGGCAACCACTTCACCTTCCTGGGCTACGAAGAGTTCGTGGTGGGCGAGGACCAGAACGGCGGTCACATCGAATATGACCAGAACTCGTTCCTCGGCTTGACCAAGCTGCTGCGTGCCGGCCTGACCGTCGATGACCTGCGCATCGAAGACTACGCCGTCAACTACCTGCGCGAACCGACGCCGCTGTCGTTCGCCAAGGCTGCACACCCAAGCCGTGTACACCGTCCGGCCTACCCGGATTACGTGTCGATCCGCCAGATCGATGCCGATGGCAAGGTCATCAAGGAATGCCGTTTCATGGGCCTGTACACCTCGTCGGTGTATGGCGAAAGCGTGCGGGTCATTCCTTACATCCGTCGCAAGGTCGAGATCATCGAACAGCGTTCGGGCTTCCAGGCCAAGGCTCACTTGGGCAAGGAATTGGCCCAGGTGCTTGAAGTGTTGCCGCGCGACGACTTGTTCCAGACCCCGGTGGACGAGCTGTTCACCACCGTGATGTCGATCGTGCAGATCCAGGAACGCAACAAGATCCGCGTGTTCCTGCGCAAAGACCCGTACGGCCGTTTCTGCTACTGCCTGGCCTACGTGCCGCGTGACATCTACTCCACCGAGGTGCGCCAGAAGATCCAGCAAGTGCTGATGGATCGCCTGAAAGCCTCGGACTGCGAGTTCTGGACCTTCTTCTCCGAATCCGTGCTGGCCCGTGTGCAGCTGATTCTGCGGGTCGACCCGAAGAACCGTCTGGACATCGACCCGGTTCTGCTGGAAAAAGAAGTGGTGCAGGCCTGCCGCAGCTGGCAGGACGACTACGCGAGCCTGGTGGTCGAGAGCTTCGGCGAAGCCCAGGGCACCAACGTGCTGGCCGACTTCCCGAAAGGCTTCCCGGCCGGTTACCGCGAGCGTTTCGCCGCCCACTCGGCTGTGGTCGACATGCAGCACCTGCTGAGCCTGAAAGAATCCAATCCGCTGGTGATGAGCTTCTATCAGCCACTGGGTCAGGTCTCCGGTCAGCGCGAGCTACACTGCAAGCTTTATCACGCCGATACCCCGCTGGCGTTGTCCGACGTGTTGCCGATCCTGGAAAACCTTGGTCTGCGCGTGCTGGGTGAGTTCCCGTATCGCCTGCGCCACAACAGCGGCCGTGAGTTCTGGATTCACGACTTCGCGTTCACCGCCGCCGAAGGCCTGGAACTCGACATCCAGCAACTCAACGACACCTTGCAGGACGCCTTCGTCCACATCGTGCGTGGCGATGCCGAGAACGATGCCTTCAACCGTCTGGTACTGACCGCCGGCCTGCCATGGCGCGATGTGGCGCTGCTGCGTGCTTACGCCCGTTACATGAAGCAGATCCGTCTGGGCTTCGACCTGGGTTATATCGCCAGCACCCTGAACAACCACACTGACATCGCTCGCGAGTTGACCCGGTTGTTCAAGACCCGTTTCTACCTGGCGCGCAAGCTGGCCAGTGACGATCTGGAAGACAAGCAGCAACGTCTGGAACACGCGATTCTGGCGGCACTGGACGATGTCCAGGTGCTGAACGAAGACCGCATCCTGCGTCGTTACCTGGACCTGATCAAAGCGACCCTGCGGACCAACTTCTACCAGACCGACGCCAACGGTCAGAACAAGTCCTACTTCAGCTTCAAGTTCAACCCGCACCAGATTCCAGAGCTGCCGAAGCCGGTTCCGAAGTTCGAAATCTTCGTTTATTCGCCTCGCGTCGAAGGCGTGCATCTGCGTTTCGGCAACGTGGCTCGCGGCGGTCTGCGCTGGTCCGACCGTGAAGAAGACTTCCGCACCGAAGTCCTGGGCCTGGTAAAAGCCCAGCAAGTGAAGAACTCGGTCATCGTGCCAGTGGGTGCGAAGGGTGGCTTCCTGCCGCGTCGCCTGCCACTGGGCGGCAGCCGTGACGAGATCGCGGCCGAGGGCATCGCCTGCTACCGCATCTTCATCTCGGGCCTGCTGGACATCACCGACAACCTGAAAGACGGCGCGCTGGTACCGCCGGCCAACGTCGTGCGTCATGACGACGATGACCCGTACCTGGTGGTGGCGGCGGACAAGGGCACTGCGACCTTCTCCGACATCGCCAACGGCATCGCCATCGACTACGGCTTCTGGCTCGGCGACGCCTTTGCGTCCGGCGGCTCGGCCGGTTACGACCACAAGAAGATGGGTATCACCGCCAAGGGCGCGTGGGTCGGCGTACAACGCCACTTCCGCGAGCGCGGCATCAATGTTCAGAAAGACAGCATCACTGTAGTCGGCGTCGGCGACATGGCCGGTGACGTATTCGGTAACGGCCTGTTGATGTCCGAGACGTTGCAACTGGTGGCCGCGTTCAACCACCTGCACATCTTCATCGACCCGAATCCGGAGCCTGCCAACAGCTTCGCCGAGCGTCAGCGCCTGTTCGACCTGCCGCGTTCGGCCTGGTCGGACTACGACACCAGCATCATGTCCGAAGGCGGCGGGATCTTCTCGCGCAGCGCAAAAAGCATCGCGATTTCCCCGCAGATGAAAGAGCGCTTCGACATTCAGGCTGACAAGCTGACCCCGACCGAACTGCTGAACGCCTTGCTCAAGGCGCCGGTAGACCTGTTGTGGAACGGCGGTATCGGTACTTACGTCAAAGCCAGCAGCGAAAGCCACGCCGATGTCGGCGACAAGGCCAACGATGCACTGCGCGTGAACGGCAACGAACTGCGCTGCAAAGTCGTGGGCGAGGGCGGTAACCTCGGTATGACCCAATTGGGTCGTGTCGAATTCGGCCTCAATGGTGGCGGTTCCAACACCGACTTCATCGACAACGCCGGTGGCGTGGACTGCTCCGACCACGAAGTGAACATCAAGATCCTGCTGAACGAAGTGGTTCAGGCCGGCGACATGACCGACAAGCAACGTAACCAGTTGCTGGCGAGCATGACCGACGAAGTCGGTGGTCTGGTTTTGGGCAACAACTACAAGCAGACTCAGGCACTGTCCCTGGCAGCCCGTCGCGCCTTGCCGCGAATTGCCGAATACAAGCGTCTGATGAACGATCTGGAAGGTCGCGGCAAGCTGGATCGCGCCATCGAGTTCCTGCCGGCCGAAGATCAACTGGCTGAACGCGTCGCGGCGGGCCATGGCCTGACCCGTGCCGAGCTGTCGGTGCTGATCTCCTACAGCAAGATCGACCTCAAGGAAGCGCTGCTCAACTCCCTGGTGCCGGACGACGACTACCTGACCCGCGACATGGAAACCGCTTTCCCGCCGACCCTGGTGAGCAAGTTCTCCGACGCCATGCGCCGTCACCGTCTGAAGCGTGAAATCGTCAGCACTCAGATCGCCAACGATCTGGTCAACCACATGGGCATCACCTTCGTTCAACGACTCAAAGAGTCGACCGGCATGAGCCCGGCGAACGTGGCAGGTGCTTATGTGATCGTGCGTGACATTTTCCATCTCCCACACTGGTTCCGTCAGATCGAGGCCCTGGACTACCAGGTCTCCGCTGACGTGCAACTGGAGCTGATGGACGAGCTGATGCGTCTGGGCCGGCGTGCTACACGCTGGTTCCTGCGCAGCCGTCGCAATGAGCAGAACGCTGCCCGTGACGTCGCACACTTCGGTCCGCACCTGGCGGCGTTGGGCCTCAAGCTCGACGAACTGCTGGAAGGCCCTACCCGCGAAGGCTGGCAGACCCGTTATCAGGCTTACGTCGCGGCTGGCGTACCTGAGTTGCTGGCGCGCATGGTTGCAGGCACCACTCACCTGTACACCTTGCTGCCGATCATCGAAGCTTCGGATGTGACCGGCCAGAACGCAGCGGACGTGGCCAAGGCCTACTTCGCCGTGGGCAGCGCGCTGGACATCACCTGGTACCTGCAACAGATCAGCGCCCTGCCGGTTGAAAACAACTGGCAGGCCCTGGCCCGTGAAGCGTTCCGCGATGACGTCGACTGGCAACAACGTGCGATCACCATCTCTGTCCTGCAACAGGGCGACGGCACCCAGGACGTGGAAACACGCCTGGCGCTGTGGATGGAAGAGCACGAAGGCATGATCGAACGCTGGCGCGCCATGCTGGTGGAAATCCGTGCCGCCAGCGGCACTGACTATGCCATGTATGCGGTGGCCAACCGTGAGTTGCTGGACCTGGCGTTGAGCGGTCAGGCGGTGGTGCCTGCCAATGCCAATGCCAACGCGACTGCCAGCGCCGAGCTGGAGCCGGTTGCCTGA